In the genome of Bacteroidales bacterium, the window ACCTCCGCTAATTTCATCGGGCATTAATTTATTAGCCCTTGCACGAGTAGCTAAGTCGTTTACCGTTTTAGCCATTCCTATAAGATTTCGCTGATCTGCGTTCTTAATCACAGGGACTATCAAATTACCATTTGGCAAAGCTGCTGCCATACCAATATGGATATTTTTCCGATAGATGATATTATTACCATCAACAGAAATATTTAATCCGGGATAATCGCGTAATGCTTTTGCGGCAGCATCGATAAAAATAGGTGTGTAAGTAATTTTTTCACCTTCACGTTTTAAGAAACCATCCTTTACCCTATTTCTCCAATTTACAATCTTGGTAACATCGGCTTCAATAAAAGAAGTGACGTGAGGAGAAACTTGTTTAGACATAACCATATGATCGGCAATTAGCTTACGCATACGTCCCATTTCTTCAATACGGTCGCCGGTTCCAACGGCAACTTTCTCGCCCATCGCTTTTACCGGTTTAGTTGGAGGTGTTTTTGTAATGGCTGTTTTTTCTTTTTCTCTGTTTTCCAGATAATTTAGGACATCCTGTTTGGTTACACGACCTGCTTTTCCACTTCCCGCAATTTTTTCTAATTCTTCAAATGCAATGTTTTCTTCTTTGGCAATGCTTTTCACCAATGGAGAATAAAAACGACTAGAAGTTTTGAAGTCAGAAGGTGTTGGCTCTTCCACAATAATTTCTTTCGTAGCTTCTTCTATTTCCTTATTAATTTGATCGACTTTAAGATCGGTAGTTGCTTTTTCTTCAACAGGAGTTTCAGCATCTTCACCATCCATTTCGATAATAGCAATTAAAGCTCCTACGTCAACCACATCACCCTCTTCAAAAAAGATTTCGGTTAAAATGCCATCAACTGGAGAAGGAATTTCCGAGTCTACTTTATCGGTTGCTATTTCTAAAATAGCATCATCTTCTTCAATAGTATCACCAACAGCTTTTAACCATTTGGTAATAGTTGCTTCTATAATGCTTTCGCCCAATTTGGGCATGACAATTTCAAATTTCGCCATCGTGTTTCTTTTATATTATTGTCAGTTATTTACTGAAATTATGTTATCATTTTTTTTCGTCTGCAAATATACAAAAATTATATAATGTGGAATAATTCTAAATAAAGATTTGGGATAAAAAAAAGCCACTTGAAGATTTCCAACAAACGGCTTGATTTTCTTTATTCTATCTATTCAACTATGG includes:
- a CDS encoding 2-oxo acid dehydrogenase subunit E2, with the protein product MAKFEIVMPKLGESIIEATITKWLKAVGDTIEEDDAILEIATDKVDSEIPSPVDGILTEIFFEEGDVVDVGALIAIIEMDGEDAETPVEEKATTDLKVDQINKEIEEATKEIIVEEPTPSDFKTSSRFYSPLVKSIAKEENIAFEELEKIAGSGKAGRVTKQDVLNYLENREKEKTAITKTPPTKPVKAMGEKVAVGTGDRIEEMGRMRKLIADHMVMSKQVSPHVTSFIEADVTKIVNWRNRVKDGFLKREGEKITYTPIFIDAAAKALRDYPGLNISVDGNNIIYRKNIHIGMAAALPNGNLIVPVIKNADQRNLIGMAKTVNDLATRARANKLMPDEISGGTFTVTNFGSFDSLTGTPIINQPQVAILGLGAIVKRPVVIETPEGDTIGIRSIMMLSLAYDHRVVDGALGGLYLKRLREYIENFDTNQSI